The Streptomyces sp. B3I8 nucleotide sequence CAACAGGCGATCTCGATGGTGCCACGACTTACGGCGAGGACAGTGAAGTGGCCAAGCAAGTCATGGGCAGCGACGTCACCGCCGCACAGCGGAAGGAGATAATGCGGCGATGGTCAAAAGGTCAAACCGAAGGAACCCTTGAGCCCTACTCGATCGGCTCGAAGAGCGCGAGGGGGAAGGCCAAGCAGTTCCTGAGTGATCAATGGTCGATCCTGACTGGCGACACTAACGCCTCCACTGCCGTGCTCGGATCTTACACGGCGAAGTACAAGATCCTCCGAGCCAACTCGTACGGGGTACAGGCTCGGATTACGATCAACAACAACATGACGATATCACCCTTTGCCCACATTGCGACGGGCTATGGAACGGCAGCTGATCACGCCGTACAGAGGTACGACAACGATGGGATCGTCACACTTGGGCACGCAGGCACCTCGCACTACATGACGATTACCTTTCGAACGGTAATCGTCAACTAAGCTCGAACCTGAGCCGTGGAGTTTGCCGTAGTTCACTGGTTTGACCGGTGAACTACGGCAAACTCCAGGAGCAAGGAGAACAAATGTCGCAGCCGAGTCGAACGACTAGAAGCCACCGTCACTTTCTCCATTTTCTATCATCTGTTCTCTTTGTTATCCCGCTTACGTCCGGATGTTATGCATCGACAGATTACGAGAAATATCCGGAAGGGCGCTTCGCGTCGACCGCCGCCTTTGTTCGTACGTGGAAGACAGGGTCTGGCGTCCTGGATTTGCAGCAGCATGCACAATTTACGGCAAGTCGACTAAAGCTGGAATATTTCAGCTGCTCGCGGGATGGTGTTCGCGAAAAAGACGGAGAGGGGACATGGAGCAGCGACAAAGGGCGTCAGAGGAGTGAGGTATTGCTTCGCTTCAACGACGGGTGCACCGCCACCCTGTGGGCAGGGTCCACGGACGGACACGATGTGCTTTGGGCCAAGTACAGCGACAGCGGTCAGGTCGTGACACTCGAGTGAATGTCGAATTCATGCGTGCCCCGGAAGGGGAGGGCTGAGCCCCGGTCCGGGTGTCAGGGCCCGGGCCGGGGCTGCTCGGGGAGGGCGCCCGCGCCCTTGGTCAGACGGTAATCGCCGTCGTCACGCGGTGGTCCACGATCGAGCGTCCGGCGGCAATCTCGTACGAACCCTTCACACGTGCCCAGGCCCCTGCCGTCTCGTCCCACACCTCGAACGCCCGCGTGGGGAGCGTCACCACGGCTTCCACCGTCTCCCCCGGGTCGGCCGAAATCCCCGCGAATCCGGCCAGCCGGCGTGCCGGTCGCTCGGGTCCGTCGGCGGTGGCCGGGGCTGCGTAGATCTGGACGATCTCGCGTCCCGGCCGCTCTCCCGTGTTGCGCAGGCGGACTCGCACGGTCGTGCCCTCCGCCTCGACGGACTCGTACGCCCAGTTCGTGTAGCCGAGGCCGTGACCGAAGGCGTAGGTGGGCGTCCTGGCCTCCTTCTCCCAGGCGCGGTAGCCGATGAACACGCCTTCAGAGTAGGCGAGTTGGCCGTTGTTCGGGACCACTTCGGTGACCGGGGCGTCGGTCAGGGCGCCCCAGGTCGTGGGGAGCCGGCCGCCCGGTTCCGTCGCGCCGGTGAGTACGTCGGCGAGGGCCGCGCCGCCCTCCTGGCCGGGGAACCAGCTCAGCAGGATCGCGGCGACCTCGTCCCGCCACGGCAGCTCCACCGGGGAGCCGGAGTTGACGACGACCACGGTGTTCGGGTTGGCGGCGGCGACCGCGCGGACCAGGTCGTCCTGGCGGCCGGGCAGCCGGAGGTCGGTGCGGTCGAACCCCTCGGACTCGACGCGGTCGGTGGTGGCGACCACGACGACCGCCGTGTCCGCGCCCCGCGCCGCCGCCGCGGCCTCGGCGATCAGTTCGTCGGGGTCCCGCTGCGGCTCCTGGTGGGCGAGGGCGAAGAGGACCGAGGTGGCGGCCGTGTCCTCGGGGGCGACGACGACGTGCGTCAGGGAGACCTCGATGCTCTCGCCGGCCGTCAGCTCCACCTGTGCGTGCGGCTCGGGGGCGCCGAAGAACGCGGCGAAGGGGTCCTCCTTGGCGGCGCGCTGGACGCCGTCGAAATACGTCGTGCCGTCCACGGTGAGCGTGAAGGCGCCCAGGCCCTTGATGCCGAACGTGTGCGTGCCGGACTCGCGCGGCGTGAAGGTGCCGGCCAGTTCGACGGTGTGCAGGTTGTCGTGGGTGACGCCCTCGGGCAGGTCGACGTCCGTCCACTTGATGTCGCCGTTGGGCACGGGGCCGGTGCCGAGGACCGTGCCGGCGGCGTCGCGGCAGACCGCGCGCAGGGTGAACCCGCGGTCGGCGATGGACAGTTCCTCGTTGGGGTCGGCACCGAGGGCGTACGTCACGGCGCCACCGGGCAGGGCGGCGGTGAGGCCGTCCAGCGGGGAGACGATCCGGTCGGGGAAGACGGTGGCGGAGCCGCCGCCCAGGACGCGGGCGTCGCGGGCGGCGGCTCCGATGAGGGCGACGGTGGCGTCGGGGCGTAGCGGCAGGACGGGGGTCCCTGTGTTCCCGGCGTTTCCGGCAGGCCCGATGTTTCCGGCAGGCCCGGTGTTTCCTGCGGGCCCGGCGTTCCCTGCGGGCTCGTTGCGGACGAGGACGAAGGAGCGACGGGCGATCTCGTGGGCGAGGGCCCGGCCGTCGACGTGCGCGGGCGGTGCGGCGACGACGGGTTCCGCGCCGTCGAGGATGCCGATCCGGGCGGCGAGGCGCAGCACGTTGCGCACGGCCGCGTCGACCGTGGCCTCCTCGACCCTGCCGTCCCGTACCGCCCGGGCGAGGGCCTCGCCGTAGACGGTGTCGGGTCCCGGCATGGCGATGTCGAGGCCGCCCTCGATCGCGCGGACGGTGTCGCGGGCGGCGCTCCAGTCGGAGACGTTGACGCCGTCGAAGCCCCACTCGCCGCGCAGGACGCCGTTCACGAGCGGCGCGTGCTCGCTCATCGTGATGCCGTTGACGCTGTTGTAGGCGGTCATGACGCCCCACGGGCGGGCGTCGGCGACGATCGCCTCGAAGGGGGCCAGGTACAGCTCGCGCAGGGCGCGTTCACCGATCAGGTTGTCGACGGTGAAGCGCTCGGTCTCGGCGTCGTTGGCCACGAAGTGCTTGACGGTGGTGCCGACGCCGCCGGACTGCACGCCGGCGACGTATCCGGTGCCGATGCGGCCGGTGAGGTACGGGTCCTCGCTGTACGCCTCGAAGTGGCGGCCGCCGAGCGGGGAGCGGTGCAGGTTGACGGTGGGCGCGAGCAGCACGTGGACGCCCTTGCGGCGGGCCTCCTGGGCGAGCAACACACCTGCCCGGCGAGCGAGTTGGGGGTCCCAGGTGGCGGCGAGCGCGGTCGGGGAGGGCAGGGCGACGGACGGGTCGTCGGCGGTCCAGCGGACGCCTCGGACGCCGATCGGGCCGTCGGACATGACGAGGGAGGCGAGGCCGATCTCCGGCAGCGCGGGAAGCGTCCAGCGGTCCTGGCCGGCGAGCAGCCGTGCCTTGTCGTCGAGGCCGAGCCGGGCGAGGGCTGCCTCGACGACCCGTTCGCGCGCCTGCTCTCCGGCCTGGTCGCGGGCCCGGTCCTGTGCCCGCGTATCCGTTCCGTCCGCTGTTCCGGCCACGGCCGCACCTCCTCGTAGAAGACCGCTTCGACGCACCCATGCTGCACCGGGAACCAGTAATGCGGTAGCTTTCGTCACCTTCTCGTGACGTGGGGCAGGTGCGGATTACCGTACGGTGACGCCATGACGAGCAGGGCCAGGGGCGAGGAGCGGCGCGCGGAGATCGTCCGGGCGGCCCTCGAAGTGATCGCCGAACGCGGTTACCGGGGCGCGAGCATGGCCGCGGTGGCGGAACGGGTGGGGCTGACCCAGCAGGGGGTGCTGCACTACTTCCCGACCAAGGACGCGCTGCTCGTCGCCGTGCTCAAGGAGCGCGACCAGTGGGACTCGGTGCCCGGGGAGCGGTGGCGGCTGGATCTGCTGGGCTCGCTGGTCGAGTACAACGCGATGCGGCCCGGGGTCGTCCAGACCTTCTCCGCGCTGCTCGGCGAGAGCGTCACCGAGGGGCACCCGGCGCGGGACTTCTTCACCGGACGGTACGAGGAGGTCCGCGCGAGCATGGCGTCGGTCCTGCGCGCGGAGTTCGGCGAACTGCTGCCCGGCGGGCTGCCCCCGGAGCGGGTGGCACCGCTGCTGGTGGCGGTAATGGACGGGCTGCAGTTCCAGTGGCTGCTCGACCCGGAGGCGGTGGACATGCCGGGGGCGTTCCGCGACTTCGTGACGCTGCTGGGCGAGCTGCCGGGGCCGGTGGAAAGCACCGAGGGGGCGGAGGGGGCCACGGACACGGGAGCGCGCTGAGGCCCCGCCTGCGTGGGGCCGCGTGTCCGCCCGCCTCAGCGCACCCGCGTGTCCGTCACCTCAGCCACCTCAGTCGCCTCGGAGCGCCCACGTGTCCGCCCGCCTCAGCGCGCCCGCGTGTCCGCCGTTTCCGGATCGCCGTCGGCGTCCTCGGCGTCCTCGGCGTACTGGTCTGCGTTTCGCGTCTCCTCGCCCAGGAGTTCGCGGGCCAGCAGCGTGGCGCCCGCGACCGCGCCCGGCATCAGGAACACCGCGACGACCGGCACCAGGAACGCCAGGCCCAGCGGGGTCCCGAAGCCCCACACCAGCATCTTGCGGGAGCGCAACAGCGCGAGCCGTTCGCGCAGTTGGACCCCGCGGCGCTGGAGGGCGACCGCGGCGAGCTCCTCGGTGAGGAAGAACCCGGTGACGAAGAAGCCGATCACCGGGACGGCCGTCTGCCCGACGAACGGCAGGAACCCGCAGGCGAACAGCAGCACGCCCCACACGCCGGCCCGCACCACGATGCGCAGGCCGTCCCGGGCCGACACCCACAGCTCCCGGACGAGCGGGAGGTCGGACTCGGGGGCGGTGCCGTCCGGGGAGACGTCACGGTCGACCCGCTCCGAGAGGTTCTCGTAGAAGGGCTGGCCGACGAGGAGGGTGACGGCGGTGAAGGTGACGACCGCGAGCAGCAGCGCGAGGGCGAACAGCACGGCGGTGAGGAACCCTCGGAACAGGCCCTGCCAGGGGCTCGACCAGTCGTCGGCGAACGGGGTCGCCCAGCCGACGAAGTCGTCGCCCCACACGGCGAGGGCGACGAGGGCGGCGGCGTAGAGGACGAGGGTGATCAGGCCGGGCAGCAGCCCGAGACCGTACACCTTGCCGTGCCGGGCCACCCAGCGGTGACCCCGCAGCAAGTGCCGGAATCCTGCGGTCAGATCGCGCATGGCTGCACTGTAGTGGGCGGAGCGTGGGCGCAGGGGGTCGCGCCCCCGCCCCCTCCCCCCGGCCCGTGTCTCGGGCCGCCCCCGCCCCCAACCCCGGCCCCCACCGTCCCGGACCGCGCCTCAGAGCTGGACGATCATCTTGCCGGTGTTGGCGCCCTGGAGGACGCCGAGGAAGGCGTCGAGGGTGTTCTCGACGCCCTCGACCACCGTCTCGCGGTACTTGAGGCGGCCGTCGCGGACCCAGGGCCCGACCTCCTGGACGAACTGCGGCTGGAGGTCGTAGTGGTCGCCGACGAGGAAGCCCTCGATGCGGCCGCGCGTCTGGATGAGGCGGGCGAGGTTGCGCGGGCCGGGGGCGGGCTCGGTGTTGTTGTAGACCGAGATCATGCCGCAGACCGCGATGCGGCCGTCGCGGTTGAGGCGGCCGAGGGCGGCCTCCAGGTGGTCGCCGCCGACGTTGTCGAAGTAGACGTCGATGCCGTCCGGGGCGGCCTCGCGGAGCTGTTGGGCGACCGGGGCCTTCTTGTAGTTGAAGGCGGCGTCGAAGCCGTACTCGGTGAGGAGGAGTTCGACCTTCTCGTCGGTGCCGGCCGAGCCGATGACGCGGGAGGCGCCCTTGAGCTTCGCGATCTGGCCCACCTGGCTGCCGACGGCACCCGCCGCGCCGGACACGAAGACGGCGTCGCCCTCCTTGAAGGAGGCGGTGCGCAGCAGGCCCGCGTAGGCGGTGAGGCCGGGCATGCCGAGCACGCCGAGGTAGGCGGAGAGCGGGGCGGCGTCCGGGTCGACCGTGACGACGTGCTTCGCGTCCGCGACGGCGTACTCGCGCCAGCCGAAGAAGTGCAGGACGTGGTCACCGACGGCGATGCCCTCGGCGTTCGAGGCGATCACCTCGCCGACGGCGCCGCCCTGCATGACCTTGCCGAGCTCGAAGGGGGCGACGTAGGACTTGGCGGCGCTCATGCGGCCGCGCATGTACGGGTCCACGGAGAGATAGCGGTTGCGCACCAGTACCTGCCCCTCGCCCGGCCGGCCGACCTCCGCCTCGACGAGGGCGAAGTCCTCGGGCTTCGGCCAGCCGACGGGGCGGCTGAGCAGCTGCCATTCGCGGCCGGTGGCGGGGAGCGATGCGTGGTCGGTCATGGGGTGGCGCCTCTCCTGCGTTTGCTTGCGCGATGTCGGCCGAATTTAATTCAGCACCTGAAACAACAATGGGACTGAATATTTCAGGATGTCAAGTAACCGGGTACCCTCGGGAGCATGGCTGCACACAAGAACCCCCGTGTGGACGCGCTGACGCTGGAGGTCGTCGAGCTGATCGGCACGGTGGTCGCGCGGTATCACGAGGAGTACGAGGAGGCGGCGGCGCAGCACGCGCTCACCGGGGCGCAGGCACGGCTGCTGAGCCTGCTGTCGCTGGAGCCGCTGCCGATGCGGCGGCTGGCGCGGAAGCTGAAGTGCGAGCCGTCGAACGTGACGGGGATCGTGGACCGGCTGGAGAGCCGGGGGCTGGTGGAGCGCCGGCCCGACCCCGCCGACCGGCGCGTGAAGCTCGCGGCGGCCACGGAGGAGGGCCGCCGGGTGGCCCGGAGCCTGCGCGAGTCCCTCCGCTTTGCCCGCGCGCCCCTGGCCGCCCTCTCGGAGGAGGAACGGGTGTCCTTGCGGGACCTCCTGCGCCGCATGCTGCCGGAGGAGACCGAGGAGGGCTGAGCGCCCCGCGGAAGCCCCGGGAGGGGGCGGCCGGGTGACCGAGGGGGTCCTCCTACGTGCACCACCACAGGAAGCGGTCGCAGGTGTCCGACGGCGACGGGTCGGCCGGCGACGACGGCGACGACGGCTCCCCGGTCGACGGGTTCCCCTGACCGCCGCCCCCCGGGCTCTCCGCGCCCGACGTCTGCGTCGTCTGCGCGTGCCCCGTGGCGGCCGGTGCCGTCCTCGACGTCTCGGACGCACTCGCCGTCGATCCCTTGCCCTCCGCCTTCGCGGAGCGCGAGGCCGAGGCGGACGTGGACGCGGAGGCCCCCGGTGTCGCGCTCGCCGTGCCGTCGCCCGCTCTCGCGGAGCCGGGGGCTCCGGACTCCTCACCCTGTCGTCCGGGCGAGGAGTCGGTGCTCTCGGAGGACTCGTCGCCGGTGGCGGCGGTCTTCGGGGTCGAGCCCGGGGACTCGGTGCCGAGTTCGGCAAGGCTCAGTCCGCCGGCGGCGAGGAGGAGGCCGGCGCCGATGAGGAGGACCCGGCGGCGGCGCCGACGGTGGGAGGCGGCACGACGGTCACGGCGGCCGGGGGGCTGTCCGTCGAGTTCGTCGTCGGCCGCGTCATCGGCATCACCGGGGCCATCGGCATCACCGGTACCACTGGTGCCGCCGATGCGGCCGGTGCCACCGGTGTCCCCACCGCCCCTGCCGTCCGCGTCCGCCCCGCCCGTCCCGTCCGCCCCATTGCCCTCGGGGAGCTCCGTCCCCTCGGCCCCGTCGGGTCCCCGTGCGGGCTCCGCCGGGTGGGCGGGCCGGGATCCGCTGTCCGCGCCTCCCAGGGAGCCGCGCTCCTCGGGCCCCGGGGACGGCACAGGGCCGCCGGGCACGACAGCGTCCCCCGCCGCGCCGGCGGTCTGCGCGAACGGCACTCCGGCGCGCGGGTCGGGGCCCCGCCCCGGCGCCCTGTGCGCGGCCGTCTCCCCCGCCTCCACGGGGATCTCCCCCTCCAACCACCCCACCGGTGTTCCGCACCCTGGACACGCCAGGGCTCCGTTGAGGTGTCTTCGGCAGGGGGTGCAGTAGTTCATGACGCCGGAAGACTAGGTTCCCCCCGCCTCGCTTGCCCAGTGACTGCTGTGAAAGTTGTGTAGGGAACGGCCAGTTCGCGACCGGTCCGTGGCCTGATCCTCCGTCATCCGCACACGTTTCCCGGACTTCTCGGGCGACGAGCGCGGCATACCGGGGAAATCCACCCGCCCGCATCGTGCGCGACCCATTGACACTCCCCCCACCCCCTCCTTACTGTCACGCCAGCATTTCGAACGCATGACGAAATATCGAACAAGCCGAACAAGCGGGCCGGACACGCAAGCCGGACAAGCGGGCCGGACAAGCAAGCCGCGAGACGAATCGAGAGGCGACAGCCGTGCGCATCACCGGAATCAGCACACACGTGGTCGGGACGCCGTGGCGCAACCTGACCTACGTCCAGGTGCACACCGACGAGGGGATCACCGGAGTCGGCGAGACCCGGATGCTGGGCCACACCGACGCGCTGCTCGGCTACCTCCGCGAGGCCGAGGCGAACCACGTCCTCGGCTCGGACCCGTTCGCCGTCGAGGACCTCGTGCGCCGCATGAAGTACGGCGACTACGGCCGCGCGGGCGAGATCGTGATGTCCGGCATCGCCGTCGTCGAGATGGCGTGCTGGGACATCAAGGGCAAGGCCCTCGGCGTCCCCGTCTGGCAGCTGCTGGGCGGCAAGGTCACCGACAGGGTCAAGGCGTACGCCAACGGCTGGTACACCACCGAGCGCACCCCGGAGGCGTACCACAAGGCCGCGCGCGGGGTGATGGAGCGCGGTTACCGGGCGCTGAAGATCGACCCGTTCGGCACCGGCCACTTCGAGCTGGACCAGCAGCAGACGAACTACGCCGTCTCCCTCATCGAGGCCGTGCGCGACGCCATCGGCCCCGACGCCGAGCTGATGCTGGAGATGCACGGACGGTTCTCCCCCGCCACCGCCGTCCGTCTCGCCAGGGAGATGGCCCCCTTCAAGCCCGCCTGGCTGGAGGAGCCGGTGCCGCCGGAGAACCTCAAGGCGCTGGAGAAGGTCGCCGCGAAGGTGGACATCCCCGTGGCCACCGGTGAGCGCATCCACGACCGGATCGAGTTCCGGGAGCTGTTCGACAGCCAGGCCGTCGACATCCTCCAGCCCGACGTCGGCCACATCGGCGGCATCTGGGAGACCCGCAAGCTCGCCGCCACCGCCGAGACCCACTACATGCTGCTCGCGCCGCACAACGTGGGCGGGTCCGTGCTCACCGCCGCCTCCCTCCAGGTCGGCTTCACCTCCCCGAACTTCAAGATCCTGGAGCACTTCAACGACTTCGCCGACGCGGAGATCAAGAAGGTGGTCAAGGGCGCCCCGCAGGTGGACCCGGAGGACGGCTGCTTCCACCTCTCCGACGCGCCCGGCCTCGGCGTCGAGCTG carries:
- a CDS encoding mandelate racemase/muconate lactonizing enzyme family protein, whose translation is MRITGISTHVVGTPWRNLTYVQVHTDEGITGVGETRMLGHTDALLGYLREAEANHVLGSDPFAVEDLVRRMKYGDYGRAGEIVMSGIAVVEMACWDIKGKALGVPVWQLLGGKVTDRVKAYANGWYTTERTPEAYHKAARGVMERGYRALKIDPFGTGHFELDQQQTNYAVSLIEAVRDAIGPDAELMLEMHGRFSPATAVRLAREMAPFKPAWLEEPVPPENLKALEKVAAKVDIPVATGERIHDRIEFRELFDSQAVDILQPDVGHIGGIWETRKLAATAETHYMLLAPHNVGGSVLTAASLQVGFTSPNFKILEHFNDFADAEIKKVVKGAPQVDPEDGCFHLSDAPGLGVELDVDAAAEFPQQQARFDLWAEGWEKRAPKAGR
- a CDS encoding TetR/AcrR family transcriptional regulator: MTSRARGEERRAEIVRAALEVIAERGYRGASMAAVAERVGLTQQGVLHYFPTKDALLVAVLKERDQWDSVPGERWRLDLLGSLVEYNAMRPGVVQTFSALLGESVTEGHPARDFFTGRYEEVRASMASVLRAEFGELLPGGLPPERVAPLLVAVMDGLQFQWLLDPEAVDMPGAFRDFVTLLGELPGPVESTEGAEGATDTGAR
- a CDS encoding NADP-dependent oxidoreductase, whose amino-acid sequence is MTDHASLPATGREWQLLSRPVGWPKPEDFALVEAEVGRPGEGQVLVRNRYLSVDPYMRGRMSAAKSYVAPFELGKVMQGGAVGEVIASNAEGIAVGDHVLHFFGWREYAVADAKHVVTVDPDAAPLSAYLGVLGMPGLTAYAGLLRTASFKEGDAVFVSGAAGAVGSQVGQIAKLKGASRVIGSAGTDEKVELLLTEYGFDAAFNYKKAPVAQQLREAAPDGIDVYFDNVGGDHLEAALGRLNRDGRIAVCGMISVYNNTEPAPGPRNLARLIQTRGRIEGFLVGDHYDLQPQFVQEVGPWVRDGRLKYRETVVEGVENTLDAFLGVLQGANTGKMIVQL
- a CDS encoding EI24 domain-containing protein, giving the protein MRDLTAGFRHLLRGHRWVARHGKVYGLGLLPGLITLVLYAAALVALAVWGDDFVGWATPFADDWSSPWQGLFRGFLTAVLFALALLLAVVTFTAVTLLVGQPFYENLSERVDRDVSPDGTAPESDLPLVRELWVSARDGLRIVVRAGVWGVLLFACGFLPFVGQTAVPVIGFFVTGFFLTEELAAVALQRRGVQLRERLALLRSRKMLVWGFGTPLGLAFLVPVVAVFLMPGAVAGATLLARELLGEETRNADQYAEDAEDADGDPETADTRAR
- a CDS encoding beta-glucosidase, with the protein product MAGTADGTDTRAQDRARDQAGEQARERVVEAALARLGLDDKARLLAGQDRWTLPALPEIGLASLVMSDGPIGVRGVRWTADDPSVALPSPTALAATWDPQLARRAGVLLAQEARRKGVHVLLAPTVNLHRSPLGGRHFEAYSEDPYLTGRIGTGYVAGVQSGGVGTTVKHFVANDAETERFTVDNLIGERALRELYLAPFEAIVADARPWGVMTAYNSVNGITMSEHAPLVNGVLRGEWGFDGVNVSDWSAARDTVRAIEGGLDIAMPGPDTVYGEALARAVRDGRVEEATVDAAVRNVLRLAARIGILDGAEPVVAAPPAHVDGRALAHEIARRSFVLVRNEPAGNAGPAGNTGPAGNIGPAGNAGNTGTPVLPLRPDATVALIGAAARDARVLGGGSATVFPDRIVSPLDGLTAALPGGAVTYALGADPNEELSIADRGFTLRAVCRDAAGTVLGTGPVPNGDIKWTDVDLPEGVTHDNLHTVELAGTFTPRESGTHTFGIKGLGAFTLTVDGTTYFDGVQRAAKEDPFAAFFGAPEPHAQVELTAGESIEVSLTHVVVAPEDTAATSVLFALAHQEPQRDPDELIAEAAAAARGADTAVVVVATTDRVESEGFDRTDLRLPGRQDDLVRAVAAANPNTVVVVNSGSPVELPWRDEVAAILLSWFPGQEGGAALADVLTGATEPGGRLPTTWGALTDAPVTEVVPNNGQLAYSEGVFIGYRAWEKEARTPTYAFGHGLGYTNWAYESVEAEGTTVRVRLRNTGERPGREIVQIYAAPATADGPERPARRLAGFAGISADPGETVEAVVTLPTRAFEVWDETAGAWARVKGSYEIAAGRSIVDHRVTTAITV
- a CDS encoding MarR family winged helix-turn-helix transcriptional regulator codes for the protein MAAHKNPRVDALTLEVVELIGTVVARYHEEYEEAAAQHALTGAQARLLSLLSLEPLPMRRLARKLKCEPSNVTGIVDRLESRGLVERRPDPADRRVKLAAATEEGRRVARSLRESLRFARAPLAALSEEERVSLRDLLRRMLPEETEEG